The Panicum hallii strain FIL2 chromosome 9, PHallii_v3.1, whole genome shotgun sequence genome has a window encoding:
- the LOC112876415 gene encoding uncharacterized protein LOC112876415, protein MDSLLKATRVAMVFAVLAATAEAGPGSYVPAIATADFLMSPVFLWVAANAIIVAIWLLSSSHGGSTNDATSSPPGDDGEAVHDAADSLYTSSSEYEYFSDAGSARRAADAPPVSRRLAREARRADRPRVRKKPAVQDDAPGPRRAVAAAAAREPDDERRGAETPVAFAAAAADGVDGEGEDEDVSMDSLWQSIVQRRAARPVVVQKSESWGNDELPRLQRVAKTAAETRREMRKSVSAVSNTAAAAPQPPSALRQLGWRTRDVLEAIAPDELLRRAESFIRRQHEHLRLQRQESEQRQLQLQRRLQQVPALIRV, encoded by the coding sequence ATGGACTCCCTCCTCAAGGCGACGAGGGTCGCCATGGTGTTCGCCGTCCTCGCCGCCACGGCGGAGGCGGGCCCCGGCTCCTACGTCCCCGCAATCGCCACCGCCGACTTCCTCATGTCGCCCGTCTTCCTGTGGGTGGCAGCCAACGCCATCATCGTCGCCATCTGGCTCCTCTCGTCCTCCCACGGTGGTAGCACCAACGACGCCACCTCGTCCCCACccggcgacgacggcgaggccgtgcATGACGCCGCGGATAGCCTCTACACGTCTTCGTCCGAGTACGAGTATTTCTCCGACGCGGGCAGCGCCCGTCGCGCGGCCGACGCGCCGCCGGTGTCCAGGAGGCTGGCCcgggaggccaggagagccgacCGCCCCCGCGTGCGCAAGAAACCGGCCGTCCAGGACGACGCGCCGGGCCCGAGGAGGGctgtcgcggcggcggcggcacgcgaGCCCGACGACGAGAGACGCGGCGCGGAGACGCCTGTagccttcgccgccgccgccgccgacggtgtcgacggcgagggcgaggaCGAGGACGTCTCCATGGACTCTCTGTGGCAGTCCATCGtgcagcggcgcgcggcgcggccggtggTCGTGCAGAAGAGCGAGTCGTGGGGCAACGACGAGCTGCCCCGTCTGCAGCGCGTGGCCAAGACGGCCGCTGAGACGCGCCGGGAGATGCGCAAGTCCGTCTCGGCGGTCAGCAACACTGCTGCGGCAGCCCCGCAGCCTCCGTCGGCGCTCCGGCAGCTGGGGTGGCGCACGCGGGACGTGCTTGAGGCGATCGCCCCGGACGAGCTGCTGCGGCGCGCCGAGAGCTTCATCCGGCGGCAGCACGAGCACCTGCGCCTGCAGCGGCAGGAGTCCGAGCAGCGccagctccagctccagcgccgcctccaGCAGGTCCCCGCCCTCATCCGCGTCTAG